One window of the Benincasa hispida cultivar B227 chromosome 3, ASM972705v1, whole genome shotgun sequence genome contains the following:
- the LOC120073355 gene encoding bifunctional 3-dehydroquinate dehydratase/shikimate dehydrogenase, chloroplastic-like isoform X2 has protein sequence MKLGADYIDVELQVAREFIDSIQQEKPNNFKVIVSSHNYKKTPSLEDLGSLVAKIQATGADIVKIATAALDITDVARVFQVLVYSQVPIIGLVMNDRGFICRLLCPKYGGYLTFGTLEEGIVSAPGQPTIKDLLNLYNFRQIGPDTKVFGIIGNPVGNSKLPALYNELFKAVGFDAIYVPLLVDDPTKFLDTYSSSDIGGFSVTIPHKEAVFKYCDEVDPVARATGAVNFVVRRSDGKLCGYNTDCYAAISAIEDGLLSLHNDSSTVGSRLAGKLFVVIGAGGVGKALAYGAKQKGARIVIANRSYDRARELADCVGGQAVSLAALENFHPEDGMILANATPIGMQPKVDETPIPKHALRYYSLVFDAVYKPRMTRLLREAEESGAAIVPGLEMFIRQAYEQYEGFTGLPAPKERIRKILAAN, from the exons ATGAAATTGGGAGCAGACTATATTGATGTTGAGCTTCAG GTGGCTCGGGAGTTCATTGACTCTATACAGCAAGAGAAGCCAAACAATTTTAAAGTCATCGTTTCCTCCCACAATTATAAGAAGACCCCATCTTTAGAGGATTTAGGGAGTCTTGTAGCAAAAATCCAAGCAACTGGAGCTGACATTGTGAAGATTGCAACGGCTGCACTGGATATCACTGATGTTGCTCGCGTGTTTCAAGTACTTGTCTATTCACAA GTTCCAATAATTGGACTGGTGATGAATGATAGGGGATTCATTTGTCGGCTACTTTGTCCAAAATATGGTGGTTATCTTACTTTTGGTACCCTTGAGGAGGGAATAGTTTCGGCTCCTGGTCAACCGACTATCAAAGATCTATTAAATCTATACAACTTCAGACAAATAGGGCCTGATACTAAGGTATTTGGCATTATTGGAAACCCAGTAGGCAACAGCAAATTACCTGCATTGTACAATGAACTTTTCAAGGCAGTTGGTTTCGACGCCATTTATGTTCCCTTATTGGTGGATGATCCTACAAAGTTTCTAGATACTTATTCATCTAGTGATATTGGTGGATTCAG CGTTACAATACCACACAAGGAAGCAGTATTCAAATATTGCGATGAGGTCGATCCAGTTGCAAGG GCAACTGGAGCTGTTAATTTTGTTGTTAGAAGAAGTGATGGAAAATTATGTGGCTATAACACAGATTGTTATGCTGCTATTTCAGCCATTGAAGATGGATTACTCA GCTTGCATAATGATAGCTCCACAGTTGGTTCACGCTTAGCCGGTAAGCTCTTTGTTGTCATTGGTGCTGGTGGAGTTGGCAAAGCTCTTGCTTATGGTGCAAAACAGAAGGGAGCCAGGATTGTAATTGCTAACCGCTCATATG ATCGGGCTAGAGAACTTGCAGACTGTGTTGGGGGACAGGCTGTGTCTCTTGCTGCCTTAGAAAATTTTCACCCAGAGGATGGCATGATTCTTGCCAACGCAACACCAATTGGAATGCAGCCAAAAGTTGATGAAACTCCCATTCCAAAG CATGCTCTAAGATACTACTCCCTGGTTTTCGACGCTGTTTACAAACCAAGGATGACTAGACTCTTGCGGGAAGCTGAGGAGTCTGGAGCAGCTATTGTTCCTGGATTGGAGATGTTCATCAGGCAAGCATATGAACAATATGAAGGGTTCACTGGCCTGCCTG CACCCAAGGAACGTATTAGGAAAATTTTGGCAGCTAATTAA
- the LOC120073355 gene encoding bifunctional 3-dehydroquinate dehydratase/shikimate dehydrogenase, chloroplastic-like isoform X1: MEFGPAFSGLGIRTEGTTKTSTLICVPIVSESIDKMIVDVKRAGENGADIVEIRLDALKIFNPHEDLKILIKESPLPTLFTYRPKWEGGQYDGDENQRRDVLRLAMKLGADYIDVELQVAREFIDSIQQEKPNNFKVIVSSHNYKKTPSLEDLGSLVAKIQATGADIVKIATAALDITDVARVFQVLVYSQVPIIGLVMNDRGFICRLLCPKYGGYLTFGTLEEGIVSAPGQPTIKDLLNLYNFRQIGPDTKVFGIIGNPVGNSKLPALYNELFKAVGFDAIYVPLLVDDPTKFLDTYSSSDIGGFSVTIPHKEAVFKYCDEVDPVARATGAVNFVVRRSDGKLCGYNTDCYAAISAIEDGLLSLHNDSSTVGSRLAGKLFVVIGAGGVGKALAYGAKQKGARIVIANRSYDRARELADCVGGQAVSLAALENFHPEDGMILANATPIGMQPKVDETPIPKHALRYYSLVFDAVYKPRMTRLLREAEESGAAIVPGLEMFIRQAYEQYEGFTGLPAPKERIRKILAAN, translated from the exons CCGGCATTTTCTGGCTTAGGCATCAGAACTGAAGGGACTACGAAGACGTCAACACTTATTTGTGTGCCAATAGTGTCAGAATCAATTGATAAGATGATTGTTGATGTTAAGAGAGCAGGGGAGAATGGTGCTGACATTGTGGAGATAAGATTGGATGCATTGAAGATTTTCAATCCCCATGAAGATCTTAAAATTCTCATTAAGGAGTCCCCTCTGCCCACCTTATTCACTTACAG ACCTAAATGGGAGGGTGGTCAGTATGATGGTGACGAAAATCAACGGCGGGATGTTCTTCGATTAGCCATGAAATTGGGAGCAGACTATATTGATGTTGAGCTTCAG GTGGCTCGGGAGTTCATTGACTCTATACAGCAAGAGAAGCCAAACAATTTTAAAGTCATCGTTTCCTCCCACAATTATAAGAAGACCCCATCTTTAGAGGATTTAGGGAGTCTTGTAGCAAAAATCCAAGCAACTGGAGCTGACATTGTGAAGATTGCAACGGCTGCACTGGATATCACTGATGTTGCTCGCGTGTTTCAAGTACTTGTCTATTCACAA GTTCCAATAATTGGACTGGTGATGAATGATAGGGGATTCATTTGTCGGCTACTTTGTCCAAAATATGGTGGTTATCTTACTTTTGGTACCCTTGAGGAGGGAATAGTTTCGGCTCCTGGTCAACCGACTATCAAAGATCTATTAAATCTATACAACTTCAGACAAATAGGGCCTGATACTAAGGTATTTGGCATTATTGGAAACCCAGTAGGCAACAGCAAATTACCTGCATTGTACAATGAACTTTTCAAGGCAGTTGGTTTCGACGCCATTTATGTTCCCTTATTGGTGGATGATCCTACAAAGTTTCTAGATACTTATTCATCTAGTGATATTGGTGGATTCAG CGTTACAATACCACACAAGGAAGCAGTATTCAAATATTGCGATGAGGTCGATCCAGTTGCAAGG GCAACTGGAGCTGTTAATTTTGTTGTTAGAAGAAGTGATGGAAAATTATGTGGCTATAACACAGATTGTTATGCTGCTATTTCAGCCATTGAAGATGGATTACTCA GCTTGCATAATGATAGCTCCACAGTTGGTTCACGCTTAGCCGGTAAGCTCTTTGTTGTCATTGGTGCTGGTGGAGTTGGCAAAGCTCTTGCTTATGGTGCAAAACAGAAGGGAGCCAGGATTGTAATTGCTAACCGCTCATATG ATCGGGCTAGAGAACTTGCAGACTGTGTTGGGGGACAGGCTGTGTCTCTTGCTGCCTTAGAAAATTTTCACCCAGAGGATGGCATGATTCTTGCCAACGCAACACCAATTGGAATGCAGCCAAAAGTTGATGAAACTCCCATTCCAAAG CATGCTCTAAGATACTACTCCCTGGTTTTCGACGCTGTTTACAAACCAAGGATGACTAGACTCTTGCGGGAAGCTGAGGAGTCTGGAGCAGCTATTGTTCCTGGATTGGAGATGTTCATCAGGCAAGCATATGAACAATATGAAGGGTTCACTGGCCTGCCTG CACCCAAGGAACGTATTAGGAAAATTTTGGCAGCTAATTAA